A genomic stretch from Polyangium spumosum includes:
- a CDS encoding tetratricopeptide repeat protein — MNDEIDKRKGSPQQAEMLRTSGLYADAIDCFTAWLAHNANDSWSLAHRGAARAALGDHRGAIADLDLAIEMRRGRYPWAFAQKGEAHRVYVRDSLPWIEENLPRIEQEIDRSLASFAEAIKQSSGYAWAYAHKGAMHAVASFIYKRMPGMSGDAGRHFSEGSRCFEKAAELNGAYAWAIAFHALLHATNEDFTKAQALMGLAMQRNVNHDLHQHRAMAELLYYGGQYKEALVQGWLTRQVDPEDILVLYFIAQSLHRTGSANAKGASDLALDRLWTLLNINVLMISGLYYARGEPKQAADMLRLLLGKQNMETLFIAHNDPVWQALKNKDAAGDEMSPVYHALISGKDCVEDTSGKEVKK, encoded by the coding sequence GTGAACGACGAGATTGACAAGAGGAAGGGCTCACCGCAGCAGGCCGAGATGCTCCGTACGAGCGGCCTTTATGCAGACGCGATCGATTGCTTCACGGCGTGGCTCGCGCACAACGCGAACGATTCCTGGAGCCTCGCGCATCGCGGAGCCGCGAGGGCGGCGCTCGGCGATCATCGAGGCGCCATCGCCGATCTCGACCTGGCGATCGAGATGCGCAGGGGACGCTACCCCTGGGCTTTCGCACAGAAGGGAGAGGCGCACCGCGTCTACGTGCGCGATAGCCTTCCGTGGATCGAGGAGAACCTGCCGAGGATCGAGCAAGAGATCGACAGGTCGCTCGCGTCCTTCGCCGAGGCGATCAAGCAGTCCAGCGGTTACGCCTGGGCTTATGCACACAAGGGGGCAATGCACGCGGTCGCGAGCTTCATCTACAAGAGGATGCCCGGCATGAGCGGCGATGCAGGGCGTCACTTCAGCGAGGGGTCCAGGTGCTTCGAGAAGGCCGCCGAGCTGAACGGCGCGTACGCCTGGGCCATCGCTTTCCACGCCCTCCTGCACGCGACCAATGAGGATTTCACGAAGGCGCAAGCGCTGATGGGGCTGGCCATGCAGCGCAACGTGAACCACGATCTGCACCAGCACAGGGCAATGGCCGAGCTCCTGTATTATGGAGGCCAATACAAGGAGGCCTTGGTCCAGGGGTGGCTGACGCGTCAGGTCGACCCCGAGGACATCCTCGTGCTCTATTTCATCGCGCAGAGCCTCCACCGAACGGGGAGCGCGAACGCGAAGGGCGCCAGCGATCTTGCGCTCGATCGGCTCTGGACCCTGCTCAACATCAACGTCCTCATGATCTCCGGCCTCTACTACGCGAGGGGCGAGCCGAAGCAGGCCGCGGATATGCTTCGACTGCTGCTCGGGAAGCAGAACATGGAGACGCTATTCATTGCCCACAACGATCCGGTCTGGCAAGCATTGAAGAACAAGGACGCGGCGGGTGATGAAATGTCACCGGTCTACCACGCGCTCATCTCGGGCAAGGACTGCGTAGAGGACACGTCGGGGAAAGAGGTGAAGAAATGA